The following are encoded in a window of Corynebacterium marinum DSM 44953 genomic DNA:
- a CDS encoding MFS transporter, with protein MTTTTTPVRTDFKGNDLSLFGIVLAVITFWLFAQTTMNIGPLMADDIGMPMEVMNIAISLSALFSGMFIVMWGGFGDKFGLKKIATLGNVFGIIGSLLIAFAFSEAASGMVLTGRVLQGLSAGAIMPTTMALLKVYWEGPARQRAVSMWSIGSWGGSGLTAIFGGFMASTALGWRSIFIISAVVSVLSIILMRQIPEAAPGAGKPGRTDWIGIISLAVALASLLIVVTQGSSIGWTSWITWALLAVFLAAFGVFINQERNTGTPFVDFALFKNAVFTGATISNFLINGTAGALTVSLWVLQGAGNMSAAEAGYLTLGYAIFIIAFIRVGEKLLQKFGPRKPMIWGTLIVLVSIALLMATNTMQGTYQILAVISYSLFGLGLAFYATPSTDAALSNLPNDQVGSGSGIYKMASSLGAAFGVAASAAIFTALQTSGLDIVGAAIEFSGRQDNVAVREAGFVGLAFNALMAIAALISITFFIPKGKKAEAEA; from the coding sequence ATGACCACCACGACCACACCAGTCAGGACCGATTTCAAGGGCAACGACCTCTCCCTCTTCGGCATCGTCCTCGCGGTCATCACCTTCTGGCTCTTCGCCCAGACGACAATGAACATCGGCCCCCTCATGGCCGACGACATCGGCATGCCGATGGAGGTGATGAACATCGCGATTTCGCTGTCCGCCCTGTTCTCCGGCATGTTCATCGTCATGTGGGGCGGCTTCGGCGACAAGTTCGGCCTGAAGAAGATCGCCACCCTCGGCAATGTCTTCGGCATCATCGGCTCCCTGCTCATCGCCTTCGCCTTCAGCGAGGCCGCCTCCGGCATGGTTCTCACCGGCCGCGTGCTCCAGGGCCTGTCGGCCGGCGCCATCATGCCGACCACCATGGCGCTGCTCAAGGTGTACTGGGAGGGTCCCGCCCGCCAGCGCGCCGTGTCCATGTGGTCCATCGGTTCCTGGGGCGGCTCCGGCCTGACCGCCATCTTCGGCGGTTTCATGGCCTCCACCGCCCTGGGCTGGCGCTCGATCTTCATCATCAGCGCAGTCGTCTCCGTCCTCTCGATCATCCTCATGCGCCAGATCCCCGAGGCGGCGCCGGGCGCGGGCAAGCCCGGCCGGACCGACTGGATAGGCATCATCTCCCTGGCGGTCGCTCTGGCGTCCCTGCTCATCGTCGTCACCCAGGGTTCCTCCATCGGCTGGACCAGCTGGATCACCTGGGCCCTGCTGGCGGTTTTCCTCGCCGCGTTCGGCGTCTTCATCAACCAGGAACGCAACACCGGCACCCCCTTCGTCGACTTCGCGCTGTTCAAGAACGCCGTGTTCACCGGCGCGACGATCTCGAACTTCCTCATCAACGGCACCGCCGGCGCCCTCACCGTCTCCCTCTGGGTCCTGCAGGGCGCAGGCAACATGTCGGCCGCCGAGGCGGGCTACCTGACCCTCGGCTACGCCATCTTCATCATCGCGTTCATCCGCGTGGGTGAGAAACTGCTGCAGAAGTTCGGTCCGCGGAAGCCGATGATCTGGGGAACCCTCATCGTGCTGGTCTCCATCGCACTGCTCATGGCCACCAACACCATGCAGGGCACCTACCAGATCCTCGCGGTGATCTCGTACTCCCTGTTCGGCCTGGGACTGGCGTTCTACGCCACTCCCTCGACAGACGCCGCACTGTCCAACCTGCCCAACGACCAGGTCGGCTCGGGCTCCGGTATCTACAAGATGGCCTCGTCCCTGGGCGCCGCTTTCGGCGTCGCCGCGTCCGCAGCCATCTTCACCGCGCTCCAGACCTCCGGCCTCGACATCGTCGGTGCGGCTATCGAGTTCTCCGGCCGACAGGACAATGTGGCGGTCCGTGAAGCCGGCTTCGTCGGCCTCGCCTTCAATGCCCTGATGGCGATCGCCGCCCTCATCTCCATCACCTTCTTCATCCCCAAGGGCAAGAAGGCCGAGGCGGAAGCCTAG